In Bosea sp. PAMC 26642, the DNA window AAGAAGCCCTCGGCATTGCAGGAACTCCAGCTGCCATGAAGGTCGCGATCGTCGGCGCAGGCATCGTCGGGGTCGCCGTCGCGCACGCGCTGCTCGACGAGGGGCACAAGGTCCTGATCATCGACCGGCACGGTCCGGCTTTCGGCCCCTCGCGCGGCAATGCCGGATGGATGGCCCACACCGACATCCTGCCGATCGCAAGTCCCAAGAACCTGCGGCAGGTGCCTAAATTCCTGTTTGACCCTCTCGGCCCGCTCTCGATCCGCCCAGCCTATCTGCCGAAGCTCCTGCCATGGCTCGTCCGCTTTCTGCTGGCGGCGCGGCCCGACGCTTATGAGCGCTCGATTCGGGGGCTTGCCGCCCTGCAGCAGCGCGCCTTGCCGGCCTGGCTCGCCCGGGCCGAACTGACCGGCCTGAACCACCACATCCATCGCAAGGGCGGGCTCTACGCCTTCACCGACAAGGCCGCTTTCGACGAGGCCGGCAAGATCGCGCGCAGGCAGGCCGAGTTCGGTATCAGGGTCGAGATGATCGACGCACCCGAACTGCGCCGGCTCGAGCCCGCCCTGAAGGACCGCTTCGTGGGCGCGGCCTTCCATCCCGACACCGCCCATATCAGCGACCCCCTGCAGCTGACGCTGGCTCTGTTCGAAGCGGCCGTGGCCCGTGGCGCGACGTTCGAGAAGGCCGACGTCACCAACATCTCGACCGGCGAGCGCCCTGCCCTGATCGGCCCCGACGGCTGGCAGCGCGTCGTGGATAAGGTCGTGATGGCGGCCGGCGCTTGGTCGAGGCCGCTGGCGGCAGCGCTCGGCGATACCGTGCCACTCGACACCGAGCGCGGCTACAACGTCAGTTTTCCGGGCGTCACCGGCCTGACCTCACGCCCGATCGGGTTCGAAGGCCACGGCTTCGTCATGACGCCACTCGAAAGCGGCCTGCGCATCGGCGGCGCGGTCGAGTTCGGCGGGCTGGACGCAGCCCCAAACCATGCCCGCACGCGGGCGCTCTACGACAAGGCCTCGACGCTGGTCGGCGGGCTCCCGCGCTTCGAGAGCGGCACGCTCTGGATGGGCTTTCGTCCGTCTCTGCCCGATTCGCTGCCGGTCATCGGCCGGGCCAGCCGAAACCACAATGTCGTCTATGCCTTCGGGCACGGACATTACGGGATGACGCAGTCGGCCGCGACCGCCAGCCTCGTCGTGGATCTCGTCGCCGGCCGCGAGCCGGCGCTCGATATGAGCTATTACAGCCCACGCCGCTTCTGAATCGATCTTTCAGCCGACAGAGCCAAACCCATGACAACTCACACCTTCTTCTGCGTCGACGGCCACACCTGCGGCAATCCCGTGCGCATGGTCACGGGCGGTGGCCCGGTGCTGAAGGGCGCCGACATGGTCGAGAAGCGGGCGGATTTCCTCAGCCGCTTCGACTGGATCCGGACCGGGCTGATGTTCGAGCCGCGCGGCCACGACATGATGTCGGGCGCGATCCTCTACCCGCCGACGCGCGATGACGCCGACATCGCCTTCCTCTTCATCGAGACCTCCGGCTGCCTGCCGATGTGCGGCCACGGCACGATCGGCACCGTCACGATGGCACTGGAGCGCGGGCTGGTGACGCCGCGCCAGGAGGGCGTTCTGAAGATCGACACGCCGGCTGGCCTCGTGACCGCGACCTATATCCGCAACGGGCCCTATGTCGACAGCGTCCGCATCACCAACATCGCGAGCTACCTCCATGCGAGCGGTCTGACCGCCCATGTCGAGGGCCTTGGTGAGGTCAACGTCGATGTCGCCTATGGCGGCAATTTCTACGCGATCGTCGATCCGCAGGAGGCAATCCATGACATCGCCGAGGTGAATCCATCCGATCTGCTGCGCTGGAGTCCGAAGCTGCGCGCTGCGCTGAATGCGAAATACCAGTTCGTCCATCCGGAGAATCCGGCCATCAACGGCCTGAGTCATATCCTTTGGACCGGCGCGCCGACGGTCGCCGGCGCCCATGCCCGCAACGCGGTCTTCTACGGCGACAAGGCACTGGATCGCTCGCCCTGTGGCACCGGCACCTCCTCACGCATGGCGCAATGGGCGGCCCAGGGGAAACTCAAGGTCGGCGACGAGTTCGTCCATGAAAGCATCATCGGCACGCTCTTCAGGGGGCGCGTCGAGGCCACGGCCAAGGTCGGCCCCCACGACGCGATCATCCCCTCGATCGAGGGCTGGGCCCGCATGACCGGCTACAACACCATCTTCATCGACGACCGCGACCCGCTGGCGCACGGGTTCCAGCTGGCGGACAAGGGCTAAAGCTCTCGACCCATGTTCATCGCTCACACGAACGCCCGCCAGCATGCCCACCTTGCAATCATCTTGCGCGAAATCGCCTCTTGGCCGCACAGAAGAGTGCACAAGAAACCGGCAGTGCGCGCCAGATTGCTTTTGACAGAAATTTAAGCCGGCGCGATTGTCGAACCCGCAAGGCATTGGTAGCTCTGCGTAGCAATCGCATCCCGCATGCGCCGGCGTCATGCCGTCGAGAAGAACGGGAGCGAACGAGAGGGGTCGGTCGTCGATATGGAAGTGTTTCTCCAGCAGCTCATCAACGGGCTGACCCTGGGGTCGATCTACGGCCTCATCGCCATCGGCTACACGATGGTTTTCGGCATCATCGGCATGGTGAATTTCGCCCATGGCGACATCTTCATGCTGTCGGCCTTCATCGCGCTGATCTTCTTCATGCTGATCGCCTCCTGGTTCGGTGCGGGGCTGATCGTCGTGGCGCTGATCGTCGTCCTCGTCCTGGCGATGTTCTTCACCTCGCTGTGGAACTGGGCGATCGAACGCGTCGCCTACCGGCCACTGCGCGGCTCCTTCCGCCTCGCCCCGCTGATCTCGGCGATCGGCATGTCGATCTTCCTGATGAACTTCGTCCAGGTCGTGCAGGGCCCGCGCAACAAATCGACGGCGCCGATGCTCAACAAGTCGATCACGCTGATCGAGAGCACGACCTATTCTGTCCAGATCTCCTACAAGCAGATCGTCATCATCGTCACGACCGCCGTGCTGCTCGCCGCCTTCTGGTACATCGTCCAGAAGACGCCGCTCGGCCGGGCCCAGCGCGCCTGCGAGCAGGACCGCAAGATGGCGGCTCTGCTCGGCATCGACGTCGACCGCACGATCTCGATCACCTTCGTCATGGGCGCGGCGCTCGCCGCCGTCGCCGGCGTCATGTATCTCGTCCTCTACGGCGTGGTGAGCTTCAATGACGGCTTCATCCCCGGCGTGAAGGCCTTCACCGCCGCCGTACTCGGCGGCATCGGCTCCCTGCCCGGCGCCGTCATCGGCGGCCTCCTGATCGGCCTGATCGAGGTGATGTGGTCGGCTTATTTCACCATCGACTACAAGGATGTCGCGGCATTCTGCATCCTGGCGATCGTGCTGGTCTTCATGCCCTCGGGCATCCTGGGCCGGCCCGAAGTCGAGAAGGTCTGACGCGATGACAGCCATCCCGACACCTGCGGCGCGCGAGCGCGACATGAAGGCCGCGCTCAAGGAAGCGGCTTTCGCGGCGCTGATAACCTTCGGCCTGTGCATCCCGATCATCGCCTGGGGCACGCGCCAGAACATGGACAACGTGCTGGTGCTCGACCAGCGCTGGGACGCCGTCGCCTGGGCGGTCGCGATCGTCTTCGTCGGCCGTTTCCTGGTGGCCCTGCGCGCCCAGGGCAAGGCCGAGCGGCAGTCGCTGGTGCGCTTCCTGCCGCATGGCACCTTCGCCTGGCTGCAGCGCCATTCGCGCACCTTCTCAGCTTTGGGACTGGGCTTCCTCGTCACCTTCCCCATTATTGCGATCACGCTGACCGGCTGGGGCGGCGCGCTGAAATGGATCGACAATTTCGGCGTCCAGATCCTGATCTACGTCATGCTCGGCTGGGGCCTTAACATCGTGGTCGGCCTCGCCGGACTGCTTGATCTCGGCTACGTCGCCTTCTATGCGGTGGGCGCCTATTCCTACGCGCTGCTGGCGAAGAATTTCGGCCTGTCCTTCTGGGTTCTGCTGCCGCTCTCGGGCATTCTCGCCGCCTTCTGGGGCATGCTGCTCGGCTTCCCGGTGCTGCGCCTGCGCGGCGACTATCTCGCCATCGTCACGCTCGCCTTCGGCGAGATCATCCGCCTCGTCCTGATCAACTGGGTCGATTTCTCCGGCGGCTATGCCGGCATCTCCGGCATTCCGCGCCCGAGCTTCTTCGGCATCCCGTTCAACGCCAGCGATACGGGCTTCGCCGCCGTCTTCGGGCTCGAATTCTCGCCGCTCTATCGCACGATCTTCCTCTACTATCTGATCCTGTGCCTGGCGCTGTTGACCGCCTTCGTGACGCTGAGGCTGCGCCGCCTCCCCGTCGGCCGCGCCTGGGAAGCTTTGCGCGAAGACGAGATCGCCTGCCGCTCGCTCGGCATCAACACCACGAACACGAAACTGACCGCCTTCTCGATCGGCGCCATGTTCGGCGGCTTCGCCGGCGCCTTCTTCTCGGCGCGGCAGGGTTTCATCAGCCCTGAATCCTTCGTCTTCATGGAATCGGCGATCATCCTCGCCATCGTCGTGCTCGGCGGCATGGGCTCGCTCTGGGGCTGCGCCATCGCCGCCATCGCCATGATCGGCGGCACCGAACTGCTGCGCGAACTCGACTGGCTGAAGCAGATCTTCGGCCAGGACTTCGACCCGACCAAGTATCGCATGCTGATCTTCGGGCTGGCCATGGTGGTGATCATGATCTGGAAGCCGCGCGGCCTGATCTCGACGCGCGAACCCACCGCCTTCCTGAAGGAGAAGAAGACGATCTCGGCCGACATGGTCCAGGAGGGTCACGGCTGATGGCGACCCCTGCCCTTCTCCAAAAACCCTTGCTGCAAGTCGAGCATCTGACGATGCGCTTCGGCGGCCTGACCGCCGTCAACGACCTCTCCTTCGAGGCCCGCAAGGGCGACATCACCGCCCTGATCGGCCCCAACGGCGCCGGCAAGACCACCGTCTTCAACTGCATCACCGGCTTTTACAAGCCGACCGAAGGCATGATGACGCTCACGCAGGATTCAGGCGCGGCCTTCCTGCTGGAGCGGATGCCCGACTTCCAGATCTCCTGGAAGGCCAAGGTCGCCCGCACCTTCCAGAACATCCGCCTGTTCGGCGGCATGACCGTGCTGGAGAACCTGCTGGTCGCGCAGCACAACCCGCTGATGATCGCGTCGGGCTACACCTTCCTCGGCGTCCTCGGCATCGGCGGCTACAAGGCCCGCGAGAAGGAGGCGATCGAGAAGGCGACGTTCTGGCTCGAGAAGATCGGCCTCATCGACCGCGCCGACGACCCCGCCGCCGATCTGCCCTATGGCGACCAGCGCCGGCTCGAAATCGCGCGCGCCATGTGCACCGATCCGCAGCTGCTCTGCCTCGACGAGCCCGCAGCCGGCCTCAACCCGCGCGAAAGCCTCGACCTCAACAACCTGCTGCTCTCGATCCGCAAGGATATCGGTACGGCGCTGCTGCTGATCGAGCACGACATGTCGGTGGTGATGGAAATCTCCGACCATGTCGTCGTGCTCGACTACGGCACCAAGATCGCCGACGGCACGCCGGCTGAAGTCCAGGCCGATCCGAAGGTGATCGCGGCCTATCTCGGCGTCGACGACGAAGAGGTCGCGGCGGTGGAAGCGGAGGTCGGCATCGCATGACTGAAGCCGCCCCGATGCTCGCCGTACGCGGCGTCAAGACCTACTATGGCAAGATCATCGCGCTGAAGGGCGTCGATATCGACGTCCGCCAGGGCGAGATCGTCACCATGATCGGCGCCAACGGCGCCGGCAAATCCACCTTGATGATGACGATCTTCGGCAATCCGCAGGCGCGCGAAGGCACCATCACCTATGAGGGCCGCGACATCACGAAGATGCCGAGCCACGAGATCGCGCGCCTGGGCATCGCCCAGTCGCCGGAAGGCCGCCGCATCTTCCCGCGCATGACCGTGTTCGAGAACCTGCAGATGGGCGCGGCCGTGCGCGGCCTCGAGCATTTCGACGAGGACCTCGAAAAGATCTGCGTGCTGTTTCCCCGCATCAAGGAGCGCCTGCAGCAGCGCGGCGGTACGCTGTCGGGCGGCGAGCAGCAGA includes these proteins:
- a CDS encoding NAD(P)/FAD-dependent oxidoreductase gives rise to the protein MKVAIVGAGIVGVAVAHALLDEGHKVLIIDRHGPAFGPSRGNAGWMAHTDILPIASPKNLRQVPKFLFDPLGPLSIRPAYLPKLLPWLVRFLLAARPDAYERSIRGLAALQQRALPAWLARAELTGLNHHIHRKGGLYAFTDKAAFDEAGKIARRQAEFGIRVEMIDAPELRRLEPALKDRFVGAAFHPDTAHISDPLQLTLALFEAAVARGATFEKADVTNISTGERPALIGPDGWQRVVDKVVMAAGAWSRPLAAALGDTVPLDTERGYNVSFPGVTGLTSRPIGFEGHGFVMTPLESGLRIGGAVEFGGLDAAPNHARTRALYDKASTLVGGLPRFESGTLWMGFRPSLPDSLPVIGRASRNHNVVYAFGHGHYGMTQSAATASLVVDLVAGREPALDMSYYSPRRF
- a CDS encoding 4-hydroxyproline epimerase, which translates into the protein MTTHTFFCVDGHTCGNPVRMVTGGGPVLKGADMVEKRADFLSRFDWIRTGLMFEPRGHDMMSGAILYPPTRDDADIAFLFIETSGCLPMCGHGTIGTVTMALERGLVTPRQEGVLKIDTPAGLVTATYIRNGPYVDSVRITNIASYLHASGLTAHVEGLGEVNVDVAYGGNFYAIVDPQEAIHDIAEVNPSDLLRWSPKLRAALNAKYQFVHPENPAINGLSHILWTGAPTVAGAHARNAVFYGDKALDRSPCGTGTSSRMAQWAAQGKLKVGDEFVHESIIGTLFRGRVEATAKVGPHDAIIPSIEGWARMTGYNTIFIDDRDPLAHGFQLADKG
- a CDS encoding branched-chain amino acid ABC transporter permease, with product MEVFLQQLINGLTLGSIYGLIAIGYTMVFGIIGMVNFAHGDIFMLSAFIALIFFMLIASWFGAGLIVVALIVVLVLAMFFTSLWNWAIERVAYRPLRGSFRLAPLISAIGMSIFLMNFVQVVQGPRNKSTAPMLNKSITLIESTTYSVQISYKQIVIIVTTAVLLAAFWYIVQKTPLGRAQRACEQDRKMAALLGIDVDRTISITFVMGAALAAVAGVMYLVLYGVVSFNDGFIPGVKAFTAAVLGGIGSLPGAVIGGLLIGLIEVMWSAYFTIDYKDVAAFCILAIVLVFMPSGILGRPEVEKV
- the livM gene encoding high-affinity branched-chain amino acid ABC transporter permease LivM, with amino-acid sequence MTAIPTPAARERDMKAALKEAAFAALITFGLCIPIIAWGTRQNMDNVLVLDQRWDAVAWAVAIVFVGRFLVALRAQGKAERQSLVRFLPHGTFAWLQRHSRTFSALGLGFLVTFPIIAITLTGWGGALKWIDNFGVQILIYVMLGWGLNIVVGLAGLLDLGYVAFYAVGAYSYALLAKNFGLSFWVLLPLSGILAAFWGMLLGFPVLRLRGDYLAIVTLAFGEIIRLVLINWVDFSGGYAGISGIPRPSFFGIPFNASDTGFAAVFGLEFSPLYRTIFLYYLILCLALLTAFVTLRLRRLPVGRAWEALREDEIACRSLGINTTNTKLTAFSIGAMFGGFAGAFFSARQGFISPESFVFMESAIILAIVVLGGMGSLWGCAIAAIAMIGGTELLRELDWLKQIFGQDFDPTKYRMLIFGLAMVVIMIWKPRGLISTREPTAFLKEKKTISADMVQEGHG
- a CDS encoding ABC transporter ATP-binding protein encodes the protein MTEAAPMLAVRGVKTYYGKIIALKGVDIDVRQGEIVTMIGANGAGKSTLMMTIFGNPQAREGTITYEGRDITKMPSHEIARLGIAQSPEGRRIFPRMTVFENLQMGAAVRGLEHFDEDLEKICVLFPRIKERLQQRGGTLSGGEQQMVAIARALMARPKLLLLDEPSLGLAPLIVKQIFEAIRELNKTEGLTVFLVEQNAFHALKLAHRGYVMVNGVVTMSGTGKDLLANPQVRAAYLEGGRH